A segment of the Allosaccharopolyspora coralli genome:
GTAGAGCCTGCCCGCGTCGTCGATCTGCTCCTGGCACGGGCCGGGTGGAGCCGGTTCGGGGACGCCCTGAGTGTGCTGCGAGTATCGGCGGCATCGCGAAGCCAAGGGTGACCGCGAAGACGAAGATCTTCCGAATTGAGATCGTGCTGGTCGACGTGGCGCCGTTGGTGCGTCGTGTGGTTGAGGTTCCGGGCGAGATGAGCCTGGCGATGCTGCATGCGGTCGTGCAGGAGGCGATGGGTTGGGAACACGCGCACCTGCACGAGTTCGGGGTGGGGGGCGTCCGCTATGGGATGCCGGACCCGGGCTGGGATGCCGGCGTCGCCGACGAATCGAGGACCAAGCTGTTCCGCCTGGTTGCCGCCGGTGATCGCATGGACTACGTCTACGACTTCGGGGACGGCT
Coding sequences within it:
- a CDS encoding plasmid pRiA4b ORF-3 family protein; translation: MTAKTKIFRIEIVLVDVAPLVRRVVEVPGEMSLAMLHAVVQEAMGWEHAHLHEFGVGGVRYGMPDPGWDAGVADESRTKLFRLVAAGDRMDYVYDFGDGWEHALRVEDVVDAEPGVRYPRCVDGQGACPPEDVGGVPGYQLFLETLADPAHPDHDDQTAWWGGDRFDAASFDLAAADRALEGLAWAPLAAVKS